In Trifolium pratense cultivar HEN17-A07 linkage group LG7, ARS_RC_1.1, whole genome shotgun sequence, a genomic segment contains:
- the LOC123894752 gene encoding uncharacterized protein LOC123894752, producing the protein MFHFYRRAILCHNLRFKTLKPSSFLLLQPFCSSSSSSSSQNHTFTINYLIDLGLSPKLAAKLSTRVHFNDSQNPNSVLNLFQSYGFSNSQFSSIIKICPTLLVFDPNKTILPKFNFLLSKGASKSDLVHIITQNPRYLYQSLENSITPSYDFIKSFLQSNKATIASIRQRPSSINNRISSQNIQFLLQNGVPQSKVAILFKDWYFTLTQNPPIFEKVVVELKQIGFDPKTTFFITALRAKSLTSAWQTKVGVYKKWGWSKEDIVAAFLKHPWCMLASVEKINAVMEFFVKEIGWESTELVKHPIIIMLSLERRIVPRTYVLKFLESKGLIEDVKLAEPFKVTEEVFLKNFVNCFKEEASQLLKLYEENKKDVPDRVFKKGSPPGPWKGRKKVRDQDHDEDVTTT; encoded by the coding sequence ATGTTTCATTTCTATCGCAGAGCAATACTCTGTCATAATCTCAGATTCAAAACCCTAAAGCCctcttcatttcttcttcttcaacccttttgttcatcttcatcttcttcttcttcccaaAATCACACTTTCACAATCAACTACCTCATTGATCTTGGATTATCCCCAAAATTAGCTGCAAAACTTTCCACCCGAGTTCATTTCAACGATTCCCAAAATCCCAATTCAGTCcttaacctattccaatcttaTGGCTTTTCAAATTCCCAATTTTCATCCATCATCAAAATCTGCCCAACTCTTCTCGTTTTTGATCCCAACAAAACCATTCTCCCCAAATTCAATTTCCTTCTCTCAAAGGGTGCTTCAAAATCCGATCTTGTTCACATCATTACTCAAAATCCAAGATATTTATATCAAAGCTTGGAAAATTCTATCACCCCATCTTATGATTTCATCAAAAGTTTCTTACAGTCTAATAAAGCTACCATTGCCTCTATCAGACAACGACCTTCTTCGATTAATAATCGAATCTCATCTCAGaatattcaatttttgcttcAAAATGGTGTCCCTCAATCAAAAGTTGCGATTTTGTTTAAAGATTGGTATTTCACACttactcagaatcctccaatttTTGAGAAGGTAGTGGTGGAACTAAAGCAAATAGGATTCGATCCTAAAACGACGTTTTTCATTACCGCTTTGCGTGCTAAGAGTTTGACATCTGCTTGGCAAACAAAGGTTGGTGTGTATAAGAAATGGGGTTGGTCTAAAGAAGATATTGTTGCAGCATTTTTGAAGCATCCATGGTGTATGTTGGCTTCTGTGGAGAAAATTAATGCAGTGATGGAGTTTTTTGTGAAAGAGATTGGTTGGGAGTCTACTGAGCTTGTCAAACATCCGATAATTATTATGCTGAGTTTGGAGAGAAGGATTGTTCCTAGGACTTATGTCTTGAAGTTTCTTGAATCTAAAGGTTTGATTGAGGATGTTAAATTGGCTGAACCTTTCAAAGTAACTGAGGAAGTGTTTTTGAAGAATTTTGTGAATTGTTTTAAGGAAGAAGCTTCTCAGCTGTTGAAGTTGTATGAAGAGAACAAAAAAGATGTTCCAGATAGGGTTTTCAAAAAAGGTTCGCCACCAGGACCGTGGAAGGGACGTAAAAAGGTTCGCGACCAGGACCACGACGAAGATGTGACTACAACTTAG